The following are encoded together in the Lathyrus oleraceus cultivar Zhongwan6 chromosome 3, CAAS_Psat_ZW6_1.0, whole genome shotgun sequence genome:
- the LOC127130088 gene encoding uncharacterized protein LOC127130088 yields MACADALKVLYGTHMLSEEAEYWWDNARQTFEANDYAAKFEKLSRLWPYYNVVEVEVSKCIKFENGLRLEIKHFIGYQEIRQFSMLVNKCCIYYEDRRARSDHYKSVSGKKNGDQSRGKLYATPVAKEDHKTHHNTASGKGTSEGGAHTPIKCFKCEELGHRALECTAMKYFKCEELGHRALECTAVKCFKCRKQGHHANE; encoded by the exons ATGGCTTGTGCGGACGCTCTGAAGGTTCTTTATGGTACTCATATGTTGTCAGAGGAAGCAGAGTACTGGTGGGATAATGCTAGACAAACATTTGAGGCTAATG ATTATGCTGCTAAGTTTGAGAAATTGTCTAGGTTATGGCCTTACTATAATGTGGTAGAAGTTGAAGTGTCCAAATGCATTAAGTTTGAGAATGGACTTCGCTTAGAGATCAAACATTTTATTGGGTATCAGGAAATTCGTCAGTTCTCCATGTTGGTGAACAAGTGTTGTATATATTATGAAGACAGACGTGCTAGATCTGATCACTACAAGAGTGTTAGTGGAAAGAAGAATGGAGACCAGAGTCGTGGCAAGCTGTATGCGACTCCAGTTGCTAAGGAGGATCATAAGACTCATCATAACACTGCAAGTGGGAAAGGAACAAGTGAGGGAGGTGCTCATACTCCTATTAAGTGTTTCAAGTGTGAAGAGTTAGGTCATCGTGCTTTAGAATGTACTGCTATGAAGTATTTCAAGTGTGAAGAGTTAGGTCATCGTGCTTTAGAATGTACTGCTGTAAAGTGTTTCAAGTGTAGGAAACAAGGACATCATGCTAATGAATGA